The Misgurnus anguillicaudatus chromosome 21, ASM2758022v2, whole genome shotgun sequence genome includes a window with the following:
- the LOC141352811 gene encoding uncharacterized protein F54H12.2-like, whose amino-acid sequence MALLHNMSEECIKSELDLFTVPLTQTSIEKNTYVEIPPLSALSDTAPLEFFIAGTGEDYIDLNNTLLFLRVKITNPNGTDIAAGAPVGLVNYPIGSLFAQTDVSLGDRLISQSSSTHPYRCIIECLLNYGTDALETTFSSGLYYKDSPGHMDATDPAAGNRGLTKRAAFTESSNIVELLGPIHSDIFFQEKLLLNGVDVKIRMTRAKDEFCLMRNDNVNYRINIVSASLFVKKVSVSPAVRLGHAQALLSATAKYPIDRVCLKNFSIPAGSRVCNQENLFLGNLPKSIVLAMVDNDAFTGAYNKNPFAFKNYDLEFLAVYTDGVQTPSKPFQPDFGSGSAVREFYQLALASGKHLKNQALSIDREAFLHGYTLYAFNLTPDEECGRHVSLVKSGNIRLELRFRQPLQNTITLIVYAIYDSILEISNRRQVMIDYY is encoded by the coding sequence ATGGCTCTGCTACACAATATGTCAGAAGAGTGTATTAAATCCGAACTGGATTTATTCACGGTACCTCTGACTCAGACATCTattgaaaaaaatacatatgtAGAAATACCTCCTTTATCCGCGCTATCAGACACAGCCCCGTTGGAATTTTTTATAGCAGGAACCGGCGAGGATTATATCGATTTAAATAACACATTGCTGTTTTTGAGGGTGAAAATTACTAATCCTAACGGTACGGACATTGCCGCCGGAGCGCCTGTTGGGTTAGTGAATTATCCTATTGGAAGTTTGTTTGCCCAAACGGACGTGTCGCTCGGGGACCGATTAATTTCGCAGAGTTCCAGCACGCATCCTTATCGTTGCATCATAGAGTGTCTGTTAAACTATGGAACAGACGCTCTCGAGACGACGTTCTCCTCTGGACTATATTATAAAGATTCTCCGGGGCATATGGATGCGACAGATCCAGCTGCCGGAAATAGAGGTCTAACAAAGAGAGCTGCCTTTACAGAGTCCAGCAATATCGTTGAGCTATTAGGACCCATTCACAGCGATATATTCTTTCAAGAAAAATTGTTGCTTAACGGAGTAGATGTTAAAATCCGTATGACTAGGGCCAAAGATGAGTTTTGTTTGATGAGAAACGATAATGTAAACTACAGAATAAACATTGTTTCAGCATCTCTGTTTGTTAAAAAAGTATCAGTGTCACCAGCTGTGAGACTGGGCCACGCTCAGGCTCTGTTATCAGCAACAGCAAAATACCCTATCGACAGAGTGTGTTTGAAAAACTTCTCCATACCCGCTGGTTCCCGCGTATGTAACcaagaaaacttatttttaggAAACCTACCCAAATCCATCGTTCTGGCGATGGTTGATAATGACGCCTTTACAGGCGCTTATAATAAAAacccatttgcatttaaaaactaCGACCTGGAATTCTTAGCGGTCTATACAGACGGCGTTCAGACACCTTCAAAGCCTTTCCAGCCTGACTTTGGCAGCGGTTCTGCTGTAAGGGAGTTTTACCAACTAGCATTGGCTTCgggaaaacatttgaaaaatcaAGCTCTGTCTATCGATAGAGAGGCCTTTCTGCACGGATATACACTCTACGCGTTCAACCTCACACCAGATGAAGAATGCGGGCGTCACGTGTCGCTAGTCAAATCCGGGAATATCAGATTAGAACTTCGTTTTAGGCAGCCTCTCCAAAATACGATAACGCTGATAGTGTATGCGATTTATGATTCAATTCTGGAAATATCTAATCGTCGGCAGGTTATGATTGATTACTATTAA